The segment GCGGTCATGGTCCACGTCCCAGGTGGGGAAGCGGCGCAGGGTCTCCTCCAGCGCGACGCGTGCCTCCAGACGGGCGAGTGCCGCGCCGAGGCAGAAGTGCGCGCCGCGTCCGAAGGAGACATGGCTGTCGAAACGGCGGTGGATGTCGTAGCGGTCGGGGTCGGGGTACTTGCGCTCGTCGCGGCCGGCGGAGCCGGTGAGCAGCAGGATTTTGGATCCGGCGGGGATGGCGGTGCCGTGGATCTCGACGTCGCGGGTGCTGACGCGGCCCTGGGCGGGGGAGGGCGCCTCGTAACGCAGGGTCTCCTCCACGGCGTTGGCGATCAGGGACGGGTCGGCGGCCAGCTCCGCGCGCTGGCCGGGGTGGGCCGCGAGCAGCGCGCCGGCCCAGCCGATCAGGCGGCCGGTGGTCTCGGTGCCGGCGCTGACGAGCAGGTTGGCGAAGTTGGCCGCCTCGGAGGTGCTGAGCCGGCGGGTGCCCTCGTCGGTGGTGACCTCGGCCTGGACGAGGCTGGTCATCATGTCGTCGCGCGGGCTGTCGCGCCGGGCGTCGATCTGTTCGGCGAAGTAGGTGTGCAGCTTGATCTGGGCGGCCAGCGAGATGTCGTTGACCATCCCCTTGCCTTCCTCCAGGTGGAAGGTCCGCTCGATCGTACGGTGGATCTCCTCGCGGTCGGCCGGGTCGACGCCCATCAGCTGCGAGATCACCAGGGAGGGGAGCTGGGCGGCGAAGTCCCGGACGTAGTCGAACCCGCCGCTGCCGGTCCGGGGGTCCAGCAGCTCGGCGCACAGCGCCCGGATGTGTTCCTCCAGCGCCGCGATCCGCCGGGGGGTGAAGGCGCGGGAGACCAGGACGCGCAGCGTGGTCTGCGCCGGAGGGTCCATGAAGATGATGTGCCCGGTCTTCATCGGCTCCGGCGTCATGAGTTCGAGGACCGTGCCGTGGGCGGAGCTGTACGTGGTGGTGTCCATCAGGCCCGCGTCGACGTCGGCGTGCCGGGAGAGGGCGACGAAGCCGAACTTGTCGTTGCGGTAGACCGGCTGTTCGTCGCGGATCCGGCGCCAGAGCGGGTGCGGGTCGATGTCGATGACCGCGTCGAAGGGATCCCAGTACAGGTCGTCGGTCATGTTCGAACCTTCCTCACATCTTCCGGAAGTCCCAGCTGGTGATCTTCGTGGGCGTCAGGCGCAGCCAGGCGTGCCGCCCGTCGTAGTGCATCTCGTCGCGGCCGGCGTACTTGCGGGCGAAGAGCCGTTCCGGGATCTCCAGATCCGGGTCCGGGGTGTTGGTACGCGGAGCGTCGCCGACGCTTTTGAGATCTCCGCGCAGCTCCACGCCGCGCAGTTCGTCGAAGTCGTGGCCGGTGTCCACGAGGACGGCCACCCGCCCGTCGCGCGCGATGTCGGTCCAACGCTGGCTTTTCACCGTCGAGTTGAGCCAGAGCGCCGCCCCGTCCCACACGAACCACAGGGGGGTGAGGTGCGGTCCGCCCGGACTGGATGTGGCCACCCGGCAGGTGCGCTCCTCGGCGAGAAGGGCGTCGATCTCGGCGGGGGTCATGGCGATTCTGCGGCCACGTCGCTGCTCCGACATCGTGGCGGTCCTTTCGCGGGCACTTTGTGCGATCATTGATCGCATTTCGTCGACCGAGTATGCGATCGTTGCTCGCATAGTGTCAAGGTCCGTGCAGGCGATCCGGCGAAGGGGTGATCAGCCGTGGAGACCGACAGTTCCAGGCTCCGCGCGGCGGCCGAGCCCGGGTCGGCCCGCTGGTGGGCGGAGCGTGCCGAGGCCGAGGCCCGGCGCAGGCCGCGCGCCGGCGGCCTGTCGACCGCGCGCATCATCGACGCCGCCCTGGAGATCCTGCGGGAGGACGGTCTCGGCGCGCTGACCGTCAGGGCCGTCGCCGACCGGCTCGGCACCAGCAGCGCCTCGCTCTACCGGCACATCGCCGGCCGCGAGGAGCTGATCGCCCTGATCGTCGACCATGTTCTGGGCGATATCCGTCTCGACGCCACCGGCCGCGGGTGGCGTGCCGACGCCGAGGCGCTGATGCGTGAGATGCGACGGGTCATACTCGGCCAGCCGCTGCCGGTCTCGGCGGCGCGGAGCAGATCGACCTTCGGCCCGAACATGCTGCGCCTCATCGACGCCGCCCTCGGGCTGTTCCTCCGGGCCGGGCTCACCGACGAGCGCGCGGCCT is part of the Streptomyces sp. NBC_01262 genome and harbors:
- a CDS encoding cytochrome P450 codes for the protein MTDDLYWDPFDAVIDIDPHPLWRRIRDEQPVYRNDKFGFVALSRHADVDAGLMDTTTYSSAHGTVLELMTPEPMKTGHIIFMDPPAQTTLRVLVSRAFTPRRIAALEEHIRALCAELLDPRTGSGGFDYVRDFAAQLPSLVISQLMGVDPADREEIHRTIERTFHLEEGKGMVNDISLAAQIKLHTYFAEQIDARRDSPRDDMMTSLVQAEVTTDEGTRRLSTSEAANFANLLVSAGTETTGRLIGWAGALLAAHPGQRAELAADPSLIANAVEETLRYEAPSPAQGRVSTRDVEIHGTAIPAGSKILLLTGSAGRDERKYPDPDRYDIHRRFDSHVSFGRGAHFCLGAALARLEARVALEETLRRFPTWDVDHDRAVRLHSSTVRGYAELPIRL
- a CDS encoding TetR/AcrR family transcriptional regulator, which encodes METDSSRLRAAAEPGSARWWAERAEAEARRRPRAGGLSTARIIDAALEILREDGLGALTVRAVADRLGTSSASLYRHIAGREELIALIVDHVLGDIRLDATGRGWRADAEALMREMRRVILGQPLPVSAARSRSTFGPNMLRLIDAALGLFLRAGLTDERAACTAIAMIEFVAGSATIQRSALGRTPQGAAGSDGFDLLLEGLPADHLPALRAAGAAFVAASVDDVFTHGMAVFLDGVTSRLPRGR
- a CDS encoding pyridoxamine 5'-phosphate oxidase family protein, which encodes MSEQRRGRRIAMTPAEIDALLAEERTCRVATSSPGGPHLTPLWFVWDGAALWLNSTVKSQRWTDIARDGRVAVLVDTGHDFDELRGVELRGDLKSVGDAPRTNTPDPDLEIPERLFARKYAGRDEMHYDGRHAWLRLTPTKITSWDFRKM